The sequence below is a genomic window from Haloferax mediterranei ATCC 33500.
GTCTGCAAGCGCCGGTCCACGACCGACACCACTTCCGCGAGTTCGTCGTCCACACGGACCAGCCTGCACCCGCTATCACGAACGACCTCGCGGGTCGCGGCTTCGCGGTCCACGCCCTCGACGACCACTACATTCAGGTCTGTATCACCGACGTGAACGCCGATGCCGCGGATGAACTGGTCGCGGCCTTCGAGGAGGTAGCCTAATGAACTTCGACCAAGCCCGATTCAGCCGCGACGACGTGTACGAGCCGCTTCTGTCCGAAAAGGACAGCACTACCGTCGAGGTCGACTCGGAGGACGTCCTCCCGGACGACCTGACCCGCGACGAACTCACGCTACCGGGGCTTTCGGAGCCGCAGCTGGCGCGACACTACACGCGTCTGTCGCAGATGAACTACAGCGTCGAACTGGGGCCGTACCCGCTCGGGTCGTGTACGATGAAGTACAACCCGTCGTTCACCGAGGACGTTGCGGCCGACCCCAACGCCGCTGTCCACCCTGCCCGCTCCGACCGGACGGTTCAGGGGACACTCGGTCTCCTGCACGGTCTCCAGGAGTATCTCGCCGAAATCGGCGGCATGGACGCCGTGACGCTCCATCCCCCAGCGGGTGCCGCAGGCGAATTCACGGGTATTCTCGTCGCAAAAGCGTATCACGAGTCGCGCGACGACGACCGCTCGGAGATTATCATCCCCTCGTCGGCCCACGGGACGAACTTCGCATCGGCCGCCCTGGCGGGCTACGACGTGGTCGAACTCCCCTCGGACGACGATGGTCGCGTCGATATGGAGGCGCTGGACGCCGCCATCTCCGAGGAGACGGCCGCGCTCATGCTCACGAACCCGAACACGCTCGGATTGTTCGAACGCGACATCGTCGACATCGCCGAGATGGTCCACGACGCTGGCGGCCTGCTCTACTACGACGGGGCGAACCTCAACGCCCTCCTCGGGCGCGCTCGCCCCGGTGATATGGGCTTCGACATCGTTCACTACAACGTCCACAAGACGTTTGCCACGCCGCACGGCGGCGGTGGTCCCGGTGCCGGCCCGGTCGGCGTCGTCGACGAACTCGCAGAATTCCTCCCGAGTCCGATGGTTCGCGAGACGGCCGCGGGGTACGAACAGTACGAGCCGGAGTCGTCCATCGGCAAGGTTCACGGCTTCACCGGCAACTGGCTGGTGCTCATCAAGGCGTACGCCTACATCGCCCGTCTGGGCGACGACGGCCTCGCAGACTCCAGCGCGAAGGCCGTGCTGAACGCGAATTACCTCGCTTCGCAGGTGGACTTGGAGGTCCCGTACGGACCGTTCCACCACGAGTTCGCGGCGACTGCCGGCGACCGAGACGCCGCAGACGTGGCAAAGCGCATGCTCGATTACGGCGTCCACCCGCCGACGACGAAGTGGCCCGAACTCGTCTCGCAGGCGATGCTCACCGAACCCACGGAAGTCGAGGACAAGGCGTCCCTGGACGACCTCGCACACGCCTTTAACGCCGCATATGCTGACTCTGACGAGGCACTCGAATCTGCGCCCTCGAAGACGAGCGCTCGCCGCATCGACCAGGTGTCTGCGGCCCGGAACCCGCGGCTTTCGTGGCAGGCGCTCGAACAGGACGAATAACGAAGAATCTCTTTTTCGGCGGTTACGCTTCGGCTTCGACGTAGGTTTCCACGTCGTCGGTGATGTGGATGTAGCCGTAGTCGCACTCGGTGCAGTGCCACTTGGTTTTCTTGCCGAGGTGGACGAGCATGCTGGCGGCGAGGTAGAACGTGTCGTTACCGCAGACGGGGCAGTCGCGCTCGATTTCGAGGTCGCTCATACCCCGGATTCTGTCGGGGTCGTTGTTGAAGATATTGGTTCGTCGGCGGGTGTTTAACGGTGTGATAAATCAGATAGCGCGATATGAAATAGTCCGAGATGGTTCGAATCAGTACGAGAACGACTCGGATGGCCGTCCGGGGGAGGTGACACCGGGGAAGGTCCGCCTTTGACAGTCGGACTGGTTTCTCATTACGAACTCGAACGGCGGAGCGATTCAGCTACGACTGGCTAGTCAGTGTGTCAAAAGATTATCGTCTGGGGGCCGTAACCAGCGCTTGTGCCCTCCACTTCCAAACCGAATTCCTTGGGGTATCACTCACTACTGTTTGGCCTTCTCACGGTGGTCCTCGGTGCAGCGACCGTCTGGACTTTCGTACGCGGCCGAGCGTTGATTCGAGTAGTGCTTCTCGCCTCTCTGACGGCGTACGCATGCAGTAATTTACTGCTCCAGCACATTCCACACATCCAACGCCTCGCTGCGGTCCCGCTCGGCGTCGTCGGCGTGGTTGCGTACGTTCTCGGGGCACCGACGGACCTCCCGATACTTTTGATTCTCCTAGGCGTCGGCAGTCTCGTCGATTTGCTCTGGGACCCAACCGGAAACGTCTACGAGAACCAATCGGAGTAAAACTCGGCTTGCTCACCGAACAATCCGCTCAAGTTCCGACGCAATCTCCCTCGCCCGCTGCTCGTACATCTCGTCCTCTGAGTCGTACCAAAACGGAAGCGCCGCCACCGACCGCCCCATCGCAAGCACTCGGTAGAAGTCCCGCTTCGGCACCCCCGGACCGAATGGAAGCGGGTCGTAGAGCGCGTCACGAATGGGGGCCGGGTCGTCGACGTACCGCGTCAACAGGTACTCAGCGTTGACGGCGGCGAACTCCAGCGGGCCGATTTTGGCTCGTTCGAGGTCGATGACACCGGTGAGTTCATCGACACTGTTCGGCGGAGTCCCATCTCGGCTCATCAGATTCGCTGGCGAGAAGTCCGTGATAATGACAGAGGGAGATGGGGCCTCCGGTAGTCGGTTGCGGTTCGCTCGGAGGAATTCGAGCACATCCGGAACGATTGCGTTCAGCGACTCGTGGTCCGCCGCCGCGTCGTAGAGTTCGGTCCCGTACTCGACGAGCCACGACGAGCAATCGTCGTACTCGCCGACGGCGACCGGGCTACCGTCGCGGTAGTCGGTACGCTGGATGTATCCGTACCCGTCGGTGGCTCGTGCGGGAATCGACCCGAACGCGGCCATGACCGCCCCGAGAAGTCGAACCGCGGCGGGGTCCGTCGCCCGCTCCGTGTCGGGAAAGCCACCGGCCAGCGCCGCGCCGGGGCGGTGTTCCATCGCCACGAACGGAGGGGTTTGGTCGTCACCCTGGTCGAACGCGACGACTTCGGGGACCGGGAGGTCGGTGAACTCCGCGAGGAGTTGGTAGGCGGTCACGCCCGCGCGGAGGTGTCTCGGTTCGGAGTAGGTCCCGAACTTAACGACGAGTCGGTCGGTGTCTCGGTCGTCTCGGGCTTTGCCTTGGGGAGGAGAGAGAACGAATACGTCGTTGAAACCGTCGCCCACGTGCATCAACGATGCCTCCGAGAGAGGGAGATATCCTTCGAGTTCCGGCGCATCCACCCGACGGAGCGCCTGAGAAACGTCGGCACGCGTGAGAGACGACGGTGGTGTCGACATAGCAAACACCTCACGTTCACAACACAATACGATTTCGGAGCCACTGTTTCGAGCATGACAACCGACAGACTGCAATGTTTTTAGGCCGGCCTAAAATATATGTGGGCTACAGAAGATGTTCTACCGATGGCCGAAATCAACGACGACGACTGGCCGATAGTCACCGTGACGTTCGATGGTGGACCAGCAGTACAGGAAACGGAGGCGTTTCTGACGGCTTTCGACGGGTGGTTATCCCGCGAATCGGAGTTTGCTGTCCTCTTGGAGAAGCAGTCGTTTGGGGGAAGCAAAGACGAAACCAAGGAAGCGACGAAGCGGCGCGACGAGTGGCTTGCAGCGAACCGGGCGGAAATCGAGCAGTATTGTCGTGGAATCGCCGTTGTTACCGAATCTCGCACGCTATTCCGCCTCTTCAAGCCGGTGGTCAAGCGTCTGATGGGAAAGAAGTTCGGCTGCCCCGGCGTAATGTACAGTTCGCGGTCCGAGGCGCAGCAGTGGCTCGACGAACGGGTGGGTTCTCACTGAGCTCAGAGCGGTGACACTCGACTTTGGAGACACACGAACAAGAAGCGAATCTCCGCAGCGTTCAGAAGCTAGTTACGCGTCGGACGAGTCGATGCTTCCCAGTTCAGGAACTGTATCTTCTCCGGCCCGCTCCTGCAGTTTGCCGATGACGACGGAGACGGCGTAGATACCTACTGCGAACAGGACAATGACGCCCCCCGCAGTGGCCCCACCGTAGTAAGAGACACCGATACCGAGGAGGACCGCGAGTTCGGCGAGAACGACCGAGACGAGAAGCGACTCGGTGAAACTCTTGGAGACCTGCGCCGCGCCCGCGACCGGGACGACGAGCATCGCGGCGACGAGGATGACGCCCATAATCTGCATCGCACCGACGACGACCAGCGCGGTGAGCATGACCATCACGCGGTTGTACCACGTGACCGAGATGCCCGACACTGCTGCTGCGGTCTCGTCAAAGGTGACGTAAAGCAGTTGGTTCCGGGTGAGGGCAATCGTCGCGACGATGATACCGAAGAGAACGAGGAGGATAGCCGCGTTCTCCGCGGAAACGGTCGAGAGATTCCCGAAGAGATACTGGTTGATACCGACTGCGAGGCCGCCCGCGTTGAGGCTGATAAGCACCGTCCCCAGCGCGAACCCGGTCGAGAGCACGATTGCCATCGACACGTCGTTGTAGGCGTCGGTCGCCTCGGAGATGAGTTCGATGAGGAGTGCGGCGATGACGGCGACGACGACGGCCGTCAGGTACGGCGAGACGCCGAGGCTGAATACGCCGTTGAGGAACAACCCGACCGCGACACCGGCGAAGGCGGTGTGTGCGAGGGCGTCGCCGATGAGCGCGAGTTGCCTATGAACCAGAAACGTCCCGATGAGAGGAGCCATCACGCCGATGCAGAGACCGACGAGGATGGCCCGGTGCATGAACTGGTACTGGAGAAATTCGAGTCCCGTCACGTCGCGGACGACGAACAGCAGGTCCGACCAGAGCGAGAGGAACCAGTAGAGTGGTGCGAGGACCGTGTCTAACGGACCGGCCTGCAACAGGGTGAAGAGTTCGATGTGCATCACACATCACCCATGAACGTCGCGGCCGTCCCGAAGGCCCGGGCGAGCGCGTCGCTCTCGACGAAGTCGTCGGTCGGACCGTCGAAGTACACTTCACGGTTGAGACAGACGATACGCTCTGCGTGGTCAGTGACCGCGCCGAGGTCGTGCTCGATGAGGAGAATCGTGATTCCGTCCTCGTTGAGCGATTCGAGCAGGTCGTAGAACGCGTCGACCGACTCGGCGTCGACACCGACTGTTGGCTCGTCCAAGACGAGTAAGTCGGCTTCCCCGGCGAGTGCGCGGGCGATGAACGCGCGCTGGCGCTGGCCACCCGAGAGTTGGGTTACGCGTCGGTCAGCAAAGGCCGACATCCCGACCGTGGCGAGCGCTTCGTCGACGATTTTGTGGTCTTTGCCCGAGAGTATCCCGAAGCCGACGTGGGGGAACCGACCCATTTTGACGACTTCCCGAACCGTGATTGGCATCTCCTTCGAGGCGCTCGCGTGCTGAGCGACGTACCCGATACGAGCGCCGTCGTCGAACGTGCGCGAGGGTTCACCGAACAGTTGCGCCGACCCCGTATCGGGTTGGAGTAAGCCGAGGATGAGCTTCATCAGCGTCGACTTCCCCGAGCCATTCGGGCCGACGACGGCGACGTACTCGCCGGGGTTGATACGGAGCGAGATATCTTCGACGACGGGTGCCGCGGTGTACCCGAACTCGACGTTCGACAGTTCGATGAGCGGGTCCGCCGATTCGGCTGCTGATTTCGGCTCCGATTCCGGTTCAGCGTGTTCTTTATCGCTTAAAATGCTCATTCAAAGTTCCTCCACTCGTCAGCCCACCCGTCGTAGCCCGCCTCAGTTGGGGACTTGTTGCCGAGGACGACTTCGAAGGTGGGCATGTTGATTTTGTACGCGATTTCCTCGTAGCCCCAGTTGTTTTCGACCCACTCCTCGCGGACGCCCGCGTAGGGAGTCACTGGGTAGTACGACTCGACTGCGGTCTCAGCAATTAGCTGTTTCGCGGGCTTGCGCGTCTCGAAGACGCCGGCACCGATGTACTTGATGTCGTTTTCGTCGATAACGTTCTTTGCTTCCGTGATGTCCGACGGCTTCACGTCGCCGCTGGCTGCGAGATTGACCACGAGCGGGCGCATCTCGACGCCATAGCGGACGCCGATGTACTGGAACGCGTTGTGGGCTGCCAGCTGGACGACGTCCCGAGATGCGCGGTCGAAGATATCTTGGTAGTCCTGGTCGATTCGGTCGAGTACGTCGGTCTTGTACGTCGACGCGTTCTCGCGGAAGGTATCTTCGTGGTCGGGTGCGAGTTCGACCAGCCCCTCCGTGATGTTGTCGACGGAGGTTTTCGCACGCTGCGGGTCGAGCCAGAAGTGCGGGTCTTTCCCGCGACCTTGACCGACGCCCTCTTCGTCCCTGTCGAGGCTGGCGGCGAGTTCGACGAGTTCGACACCCTCGCGGACGTTGATGAGTTGGGTGTCGATGTCGTCGTCTTTCAGCGTTTGAATCGCGCGGTCTGCCCACGGCTGGAAGTCCTCTCCGACATGGATGAACGCGTCCGCTTCGATGATATCTCTCGTGACGCTCGCGTCGGGTTCCCACCCGTGGCCGTGGAGACCGGTCGGTATCAGATTCTTCACCGTGACCGGCGTGTCCTTTGTAATCTTCCGCGCGAAATCGTAGAAACTGAAGAATGACGCGACGGCAACGGGTCCATCGTCGGACCCAGAATTGGAGTTACCCCCGCTAACAGTACTACTCGTTCCACCCAGACAACCGGCGAATCCGGCGGTGGCGAGTCCGGCCCCCGCTGTAAGAATCTTCCTACGCGAGACAGCCGAATTCGTCAGACGACTTTTGTCATCCATTACAATATGAAGTAGATTACACCCAACACATATATTTGTTGCTCTAAGTATGATTTTAGACTAGTCTAATTTTGGCGAGGGCAAGCAGATAGCTGCCGGTGCAAATCTCTTTCCCGGGGGACACCCAAAGCCGAATATGGGAATCGTGTTATACGCGCTCGATGGCTGTCCGTTCTGTGAGGCGGTCCACGACGCGCTTTCGACCGCCGGTGTCGACTACGAGACACACTGGGTCGATGCGCTTCACTCCGAGCGCGATGAGGTAAAGCGAGTCAGCGGCCAGCGCGCTGTCCCCGTTCTCGTGGACGACGACCACGGCGTGACGATGGCCGAAAGCGAAAAG
It includes:
- the gcvPB gene encoding aminomethyl-transferring glycine dehydrogenase subunit GcvPB, whose product is MNFDQARFSRDDVYEPLLSEKDSTTVEVDSEDVLPDDLTRDELTLPGLSEPQLARHYTRLSQMNYSVELGPYPLGSCTMKYNPSFTEDVAADPNAAVHPARSDRTVQGTLGLLHGLQEYLAEIGGMDAVTLHPPAGAAGEFTGILVAKAYHESRDDDRSEIIIPSSAHGTNFASAALAGYDVVELPSDDDGRVDMEALDAAISEETAALMLTNPNTLGLFERDIVDIAEMVHDAGGLLYYDGANLNALLGRARPGDMGFDIVHYNVHKTFATPHGGGGPGAGPVGVVDELAEFLPSPMVRETAAGYEQYEPESSIGKVHGFTGNWLVLIKAYAYIARLGDDGLADSSAKAVLNANYLASQVDLEVPYGPFHHEFAATAGDRDAADVAKRMLDYGVHPPTTKWPELVSQAMLTEPTEVEDKASLDDLAHAFNAAYADSDEALESAPSKTSARRIDQVSAARNPRLSWQALEQDE
- a CDS encoding DUF7838 family putative zinc beta-ribbon protein gives rise to the protein MSDLEIERDCPVCGNDTFYLAASMLVHLGKKTKWHCTECDYGYIHITDDVETYVEAEA
- a CDS encoding phosphotransferase family protein: MSTPPSSLTRADVSQALRRVDAPELEGYLPLSEASLMHVGDGFNDVFVLSPPQGKARDDRDTDRLVVKFGTYSEPRHLRAGVTAYQLLAEFTDLPVPEVVAFDQGDDQTPPFVAMEHRPGAALAGGFPDTERATDPAAVRLLGAVMAAFGSIPARATDGYGYIQRTDYRDGSPVAVGEYDDCSSWLVEYGTELYDAAADHESLNAIVPDVLEFLRANRNRLPEAPSPSVIITDFSPANLMSRDGTPPNSVDELTGVIDLERAKIGPLEFAAVNAEYLLTRYVDDPAPIRDALYDPLPFGPGVPKRDFYRVLAMGRSVAALPFWYDSEDEMYEQRAREIASELERIVR
- a CDS encoding metal ABC transporter permease, which translates into the protein MHIELFTLLQAGPLDTVLAPLYWFLSLWSDLLFVVRDVTGLEFLQYQFMHRAILVGLCIGVMAPLIGTFLVHRQLALIGDALAHTAFAGVAVGLFLNGVFSLGVSPYLTAVVVAVIAALLIELISEATDAYNDVSMAIVLSTGFALGTVLISLNAGGLAVGINQYLFGNLSTVSAENAAILLVLFGIIVATIALTRNQLLYVTFDETAAAVSGISVTWYNRVMVMLTALVVVGAMQIMGVILVAAMLVVPVAGAAQVSKSFTESLLVSVVLAELAVLLGIGVSYYGGATAGGVIVLFAVGIYAVSVVIGKLQERAGEDTVPELGSIDSSDA
- a CDS encoding metal ABC transporter ATP-binding protein; amino-acid sequence: MSILSDKEHAEPESEPKSAAESADPLIELSNVEFGYTAAPVVEDISLRINPGEYVAVVGPNGSGKSTLMKLILGLLQPDTGSAQLFGEPSRTFDDGARIGYVAQHASASKEMPITVREVVKMGRFPHVGFGILSGKDHKIVDEALATVGMSAFADRRVTQLSGGQRQRAFIARALAGEADLLVLDEPTVGVDAESVDAFYDLLESLNEDGITILLIEHDLGAVTDHAERIVCLNREVYFDGPTDDFVESDALARAFGTAATFMGDV
- a CDS encoding metal ABC transporter substrate-binding protein; the protein is MDDKSRLTNSAVSRRKILTAGAGLATAGFAGCLGGTSSTVSGGNSNSGSDDGPVAVASFFSFYDFARKITKDTPVTVKNLIPTGLHGHGWEPDASVTRDIIEADAFIHVGEDFQPWADRAIQTLKDDDIDTQLINVREGVELVELAASLDRDEEGVGQGRGKDPHFWLDPQRAKTSVDNITEGLVELAPDHEDTFRENASTYKTDVLDRIDQDYQDIFDRASRDVVQLAAHNAFQYIGVRYGVEMRPLVVNLAASGDVKPSDITEAKNVIDENDIKYIGAGVFETRKPAKQLIAETAVESYYPVTPYAGVREEWVENNWGYEEIAYKINMPTFEVVLGNKSPTEAGYDGWADEWRNFE
- a CDS encoding glutaredoxin family protein yields the protein MGIVLYALDGCPFCEAVHDALSTAGVDYETHWVDALHSERDEVKRVSGQRAVPVLVDDDHGVTMAESEKILQYIDQTLAQ